The window TACTTCTCGGTGATCTCCCCCCTGCTGTCCCGCTCGCTCCTGCTGACCCTCGAACCGCTCATGGACGACGACCTGCGTGGACTGCTCCGCCGGGCGCTCGGCGACGAGCGGGGCCTCAAGGAGTCCGTCACCCTCCCCGAGGACACCGAGGAGCACCTCCTGCGGATCGCCGGGGGCGACGCCCGCCGCGCGCTGACGGCCCTGGAGGCCGCGGCCGGATCCGCGCTCGACAAGGGCGAGCCGGAGATCACCCTCCAGACCCTGGAGGAGACCGTCGACCGGGCCGCGGTGAAGTACGACCGCGACGGCGACCAGCACTACGACGTGGCCAGCGCCCTGATCAAGTCGATCCGCGGCTCGGACGTCGACGCCGCGCTGCACTACCTGGCCCGGATGATCGAGGCGGGCGAGGACCCCCGCTTCATCGCCCGCCGGCTGATGATCTCCGCCAGCGAGGACATCGGCCTCGCCGATCCGACCGCACTGCCCACGGCTGTCGCGGCCGCCCAGGCCGTCGCCATGATCGGCTTCCCCGAGGCCGCGCTCACCCTCAGCCACGCCACCATCGCCCTCGCCCTGGCCCCGAAGTCGAACGCGGCCACGACGGCGATCGGCGCAGCCATGGAGGACGTGCGCAAGGGCCACGCGGGCCCCGTACCGATGCATCTGCGCGACGGCCACTACAAGGGCGCGGCCAAACTCGGCCACGCACAGGGGTACGTGTATCCGCACGACCTGCCCGAAGGCATCGCCGCCCAGCAGTACGCCCCCGAGGAGCTCAAGGACCGGGAGTACTACACCCCGACCCGGCACGGCGCCGAGGCGCGCTACGCGGACGCGGTGGAGTGGACCAGGAAGCACCTCGGTCGAGGACGGCCCTGACCACCCTGTAGACTCCCCGAAGCGCTGCGTCCCGTGTCCGTCTCTCGTCGCTGGAGAGCCGGACACCACCAGAACGGGACATCCAGCCGGAGCCCCCACCGCAAGGCGGGGAATCCAGGAGCGTCGCGCACCGTCGATGGTGTCGCGGGCAGCCCACCACCCTCCCGTATCCCGGGAAACGGTCGGTGGGCCACTCGCGTGCTGCACGTATGTGCCCAGACCAGGGAGCGGCTGCCCAGCAGGTCCGACCGACCGGACCCGCAGGGTTTCCCCGGCTGCGGATTGCGACCTCCCCTAACCCTGGTGAAGCCGTATTCACATCAGAAACACGAGGTGTTTGGTTCATGCCGAACCAGTCCCGCCCCAAGGTCAAGAAGTCGCGTGCCCTCGGCATCGCGCTGACCCCGAAGGCCGTCAAGTACTTCGAGGCCCGCCCCTACCCGCCGGGTGAGCACGGTCGTGGCCGTAAGCAGAACTCGGACTACAAGGTCCGTCTGCTGGAGAAGCAGCGTCTGCGCGCGCAGTACGACGTGTCCGAGCGCCAGCTCGTCCGCGCCTACGAGCGTGCCGCCAAGACGCAGGGCAAGACCGGTGAGGCCCTGGTCATCGAGCTGGAGCGTCGTCTCGACGCCCTGGTTCTGCGTTCGGGCATCGCCCGCACGATCTACCAGGCCCGCCAGATGGTCGTCCACGGCCACATCGAGGTCAACGGCGGCAAGGTCGACAAGCCGTCGTTCCGTGTCCGTCCCGACGACGTCGTGATGGTCCGCGAGCGCAGCCGCAGCAAGACGCTGTTCGAGGTCGCCCGTGCCGGTGGCTTCGCCCCCGACGGCGAGACCCCGCGCTACCTCCAGGTGAACCTCGGCGCCCTGGCCTTCCGCCTGGACCGCGAGCCGAACCGCAAGGAGATCCCGGTGATCTGCGACGAGCAGCTCGTCGTCGAGTACTACGCCCGCTGATCCAGCGGACGGCACCACCGGCTTCGCGCCTGCCTCAGCCCGTCGCTTCCCCGCCCATCACCGGCGGGGAAGCGGCGGGCTGTCGCGTGCGTGGACGCCGCCGCGTGGACGAGCCGCCCTTCAGCCCGCTGTCTCCCCGCGCTCTCGGGTGGGTGAGCCGGCGGTTTTGCGCAGGTCAGGGGGCGTGACAATGCCACGCGGTGCGGGCAGCGCGCCGAGCGGCCGCGGCCGGATGCGCCCCAGCGCCCGGCCCACCGCGGCCTCACGGCCGAGCCGCGCCCCCGCCCGTACGCACTCCTCGTACCGTTCGTCGCCCAGCCGTTCCCGGGCCGTCGCCTCGCACTGCTCGTGCGGGGCGTTGTAGTAGGCGGAGCCGAACAGCGGCAGACCCACCGACGGCCACATCCGGGACGCGCAACCCTGGAGCACCGCGGCCTCGAAGGCGTCGCCCTCCGCCACGGTGACCAGCGCGAGCAGTTCCACCGCCAGGACCGTGCCGAGCAGGTCGTGGAAGACATGGTTGATGTCGAGGCACTCGGTCAACAGCAGCCGCGCCCGCGGCAGATCACCCTCGGTCCAGGCCGCGTACGCCAGCACGTACAGCGCGTAGGAGAGGGACCAGCGCTCCCCGTGGTCCTCGCAGATCCGGCGCACCTCCTCGCACAGTCGCACCGCGCCCGGCAGATCTCCCTGGAAGGCCAGCGCCATCGCCAGCTCGACCTGCGCCATCAGGACGTTGCTGTTGAGCTCGCCGATCTCGTGATAGCGGTCGAGCGCGGAACGCAGCAGTGTCTGCGCGCGGGGCATGTCGTCGGTGACCAGGGCCAGACAGCCGGTGCGGTGCTCGGCGTAGGCCAGCGCGGTGGCGTTCCGGCCGCGTTCCGCCTTCTGACGGCACTCGTCGAGCGCGGCGGACGCGGGCACCGGATCGCCCTGCAGGATCGCCACGTAGCCGAGCACCCACAGCGCCTTCAGCCGCGAGCGCTCGTGCTCCGTGGGCAGGCCCACACTCCGCTCCAGCCAGTGCCGTCCCTCCGACAGCCGGCCGCAGCCCACCCAGTAGAACCAGAGGGTCCCCGCGAGGTACTGGCCGAGATGCCCGCCGTCCGGCT of the Streptomyces aurantiacus genome contains:
- a CDS encoding replication-associated recombination protein A; its protein translation is MEPDLFTAAAEERQEKDPSSSPLAVRMRPRVLDEVVGQQHLLKPGSPLRRLVGESGGGPAGPSSVILWGPPGTGKTTLAYVVSKATNKRFVELSAITAGVKEVRAVIEGARRATGGFGKETVLFLDEIHRFSKAQQDSLLPAVENRWVTLIAATTENPYFSVISPLLSRSLLLTLEPLMDDDLRGLLRRALGDERGLKESVTLPEDTEEHLLRIAGGDARRALTALEAAAGSALDKGEPEITLQTLEETVDRAAVKYDRDGDQHYDVASALIKSIRGSDVDAALHYLARMIEAGEDPRFIARRLMISASEDIGLADPTALPTAVAAAQAVAMIGFPEAALTLSHATIALALAPKSNAATTAIGAAMEDVRKGHAGPVPMHLRDGHYKGAAKLGHAQGYVYPHDLPEGIAAQQYAPEELKDREYYTPTRHGAEARYADAVEWTRKHLGRGRP
- the rpsD gene encoding 30S ribosomal protein S4, translated to MPNQSRPKVKKSRALGIALTPKAVKYFEARPYPPGEHGRGRKQNSDYKVRLLEKQRLRAQYDVSERQLVRAYERAAKTQGKTGEALVIELERRLDALVLRSGIARTIYQARQMVVHGHIEVNGGKVDKPSFRVRPDDVVMVRERSRSKTLFEVARAGGFAPDGETPRYLQVNLGALAFRLDREPNRKEIPVICDEQLVVEYYAR